In Halobacillus amylolyticus, the following proteins share a genomic window:
- the sdaAA gene encoding L-serine ammonia-lyase, iron-sulfur-dependent, subunit alpha produces MFKNVAELVQLAESKGEQISEIMIQQEMEVKQVSREQVYAQMERNLDVMEKSVEDGLKGVKSHSGLTGGDAVLIQDYMRDHEPLSGNLLMDAVSKAMATNEVNAAMGTICATPTAGSAGCVPGTLFAVKHKLNPTRDQMIRYLFTSGAFGFVVANNASISGAAGGCQAEVGSAAGMASAAIVEMAGGTPAQSAEAMAITLKNMLGLICDPVAGLVEVPCVKRNAMGATNAIVSADMALAGVTSRIPCDEVIDAMHKVGQRMPTAFRETAQGGLAATPTGKQLEAKVYGISLGKE; encoded by the coding sequence TTGTTTAAAAATGTTGCAGAACTAGTACAACTGGCGGAAAGTAAAGGCGAACAAATTTCTGAAATTATGATCCAGCAAGAGATGGAGGTTAAACAAGTTTCGCGTGAGCAAGTCTATGCTCAAATGGAACGTAACCTCGATGTCATGGAGAAATCCGTTGAAGATGGGTTAAAAGGAGTCAAGTCTCATAGCGGGTTAACGGGAGGTGACGCCGTCCTTATTCAGGACTATATGAGAGATCATGAACCTCTCTCTGGTAATCTTTTAATGGATGCCGTAAGTAAAGCGATGGCAACGAATGAAGTGAATGCAGCAATGGGGACGATTTGCGCCACACCAACAGCAGGGAGTGCGGGCTGTGTACCAGGTACATTATTTGCTGTGAAACATAAATTAAACCCGACGCGTGATCAAATGATTCGTTATTTGTTCACATCAGGAGCCTTTGGTTTTGTTGTGGCCAATAATGCTTCGATCTCGGGTGCTGCTGGAGGCTGTCAGGCAGAAGTCGGTTCTGCTGCGGGAATGGCATCTGCGGCTATTGTGGAGATGGCTGGCGGGACACCAGCTCAATCCGCTGAGGCAATGGCGATTACACTAAAAAACATGCTCGGTCTTATCTGTGATCCTGTTGCTGGTCTTGTCGAAGTTCCATGTGTGAAAAGAAATGCCATGGGGGCTACAAATGCTATCGTTTCCGCTGACATGGCTCTAGCCGGTGTTACAAGTCGGATTCCTTGTGATGAAGTAATTGACGCGATGCACAAAGTAGGTCAGCGGATGCCAACAGCTTTTCGTGAAACGGCACAGGGTGGTCTTGCAGCTACCCCAACAGGGAAACAACTTGAGGCTAAAGTGTACGGAATTTCACTTGGAAAAGAGTGA
- the sdaAB gene encoding L-serine ammonia-lyase, iron-sulfur-dependent subunit beta, which yields MKYRSVFDIIGPVMIGPSSSHTAGAARIGRAARHLFGREPNYANIHLYGSFAQTYKGHGTDVAIIGGLLDYDTDDTRISTALETARNHGMEVQFFEEDAVTDHPNTARIKIGDENGDLELVGISIGGGKAEIMELNGFELRLSGSHPAILLIHNDRYGAIASATTILASHEINIGRMEVARKAEGEQAIMVIEVDQNVDDSILSELERADHITQVARISD from the coding sequence ATGAAATATAGATCAGTTTTTGATATAATCGGCCCAGTTATGATTGGACCCTCAAGCTCCCATACAGCTGGAGCCGCTCGAATTGGCCGGGCAGCCAGACATTTATTTGGCCGGGAACCTAACTATGCGAACATCCACTTATATGGCTCATTTGCTCAGACTTATAAAGGTCATGGAACAGATGTCGCGATCATTGGTGGATTACTAGATTACGATACAGATGATACAAGAATTAGTACAGCTTTAGAAACCGCTCGAAATCATGGCATGGAGGTACAGTTTTTCGAAGAAGATGCTGTGACTGATCATCCTAATACCGCGCGTATCAAGATTGGCGATGAGAATGGAGACCTCGAACTAGTTGGAATATCAATTGGTGGAGGGAAAGCGGAGATCATGGAGTTAAATGGCTTTGAACTCCGGCTTTCTGGAAGTCATCCTGCTATTCTGCTGATTCATAATGATCGGTATGGGGCGATTGCATCGGCTACAACGATCTTAGCAAGCCATGAAATAAATATTGGACGGATGGAAGTGGCAAGAAAAGCCGAAGGAGAACAAGCGATAATGGTGATCGAAGTAGATCAAAATGTCGATGATTCCATTTTAAGCGAATTAGAACGTGCCGACCATATTACCCAAGTAGCTAGAATATCAGACTAA
- the recG gene encoding ATP-dependent DNA helicase RecG, whose amino-acid sequence MLNQSISEVKGIGEKLQAHLHELGLFTIEDLLFYFPYRYDTYEIKPLTELVHNEKATIEGVLTSEPSINFYGKKKSRLTMTLQVEQFAVKAVMFNRSFAKKQLNKGDTITATGKWDQHRLQITVSQFKKGEAKSQDPIQPVYTLKESVTLLTLRKVIKAALEEYADEVEEILPEETMLTYKLPDRKQALHQMHYPESPLMLKHAKRRFIYEEFLLFQLKMQLLRKLHRESTKGNAQNYDNDRLTDFVQTLPFELTGAQKRSLAEILKDMKSPYRMNRLLQGDVGSGKTAVAAIGLYASITTGKQGALMVPTEILADQHYHSLKEMFAGRANVVLLTGSVKGKKRKEILRSIIDHEVDIIVGTHALIQDEVDFNNLGFVIVDEQHRFGVKQRRTLRDKGLDPDVLFMTATPIPRTLAITAFGDMDVSVIDEMPAGRKPIDTYWIKGEMTNRVLAFIQKAVEGGHQAYVICPLIEESDQLDIQNAVDLYHQIASVYEPNISVGLMHGRLHNDEKEEVMKCFAENELQVLVSTTVVEVGVNVPNATVMVIHDAERFGLSQLHQLRGRVGRGSEQSYCILLADPKGDVGKERMRIMTETNDGFELSEQDLKLRGPGDFFGRKQSGLPEFKVGDMVHDYRALETARQDAAEIIENDSLIKDERFKALRDIIEQDEHVNGEILD is encoded by the coding sequence ATGTTGAATCAATCCATAAGTGAAGTGAAAGGTATTGGGGAGAAGCTTCAAGCTCACTTACATGAGCTTGGGCTTTTTACAATTGAGGACTTACTTTTTTACTTTCCCTATCGTTATGATACATATGAAATAAAGCCATTAACAGAGCTTGTCCACAATGAGAAGGCAACGATAGAGGGTGTGCTTACCTCAGAACCCTCTATCAACTTTTATGGGAAAAAGAAATCACGATTAACCATGACATTGCAAGTCGAGCAATTTGCGGTCAAAGCAGTAATGTTTAACCGTTCCTTTGCAAAAAAACAATTGAACAAAGGGGATACCATAACAGCTACGGGGAAATGGGACCAGCACCGTCTGCAAATTACGGTCAGTCAATTTAAAAAGGGCGAAGCGAAAAGCCAGGATCCGATTCAGCCAGTTTATACACTTAAGGAAAGTGTTACACTGCTGACGTTAAGAAAGGTGATTAAGGCAGCGTTAGAAGAATATGCGGACGAGGTAGAAGAAATTCTGCCTGAAGAAACTATGCTTACTTATAAACTGCCTGACCGTAAGCAAGCCTTGCACCAAATGCATTATCCGGAAAGCCCGCTAATGCTTAAGCATGCCAAGAGAAGATTTATCTATGAAGAATTTCTCCTTTTTCAATTAAAAATGCAGTTACTCAGAAAACTTCATCGAGAATCTACCAAAGGAAATGCCCAAAACTATGATAATGATCGGTTAACTGATTTTGTTCAAACGCTTCCTTTTGAGTTGACAGGTGCACAAAAACGGTCGCTTGCTGAGATTTTAAAAGATATGAAGAGTCCTTATCGCATGAATCGTCTGCTTCAAGGGGATGTAGGATCAGGAAAAACAGCTGTGGCGGCCATTGGTCTATATGCTTCGATCACAACAGGGAAGCAGGGGGCATTAATGGTGCCTACGGAAATTCTAGCTGACCAGCATTATCACTCACTGAAAGAGATGTTTGCGGGCCGGGCTAATGTTGTTCTATTAACAGGATCGGTGAAAGGGAAAAAACGAAAAGAAATTCTTCGTTCGATCATTGACCATGAAGTTGACATTATCGTCGGTACGCATGCCCTTATACAGGATGAGGTAGATTTTAATAATTTAGGATTTGTTATCGTCGATGAACAGCACCGCTTTGGAGTAAAACAGCGCCGAACTTTAAGGGATAAAGGGCTCGACCCAGATGTCCTGTTTATGACTGCTACCCCCATTCCACGTACCCTTGCGATTACTGCTTTTGGCGACATGGACGTGTCTGTGATTGATGAAATGCCAGCAGGCCGGAAACCGATTGATACGTATTGGATTAAAGGAGAAATGACCAATCGTGTGTTAGCCTTTATTCAGAAGGCAGTTGAAGGAGGGCACCAGGCTTACGTCATCTGTCCTTTAATAGAGGAGTCTGACCAGTTAGATATTCAAAATGCCGTTGATTTATATCACCAAATAGCTAGTGTATATGAACCGAACATCTCCGTCGGACTTATGCATGGAAGACTTCATAATGATGAAAAAGAAGAAGTGATGAAGTGCTTTGCGGAAAATGAACTGCAAGTCCTTGTTTCGACAACGGTTGTGGAGGTCGGAGTGAACGTTCCTAACGCCACGGTAATGGTGATCCATGATGCCGAACGATTTGGACTCTCTCAGCTGCACCAGCTGCGCGGCCGGGTCGGGCGTGGCAGTGAGCAAAGCTATTGTATTCTATTAGCTGATCCCAAAGGCGATGTGGGCAAAGAACGGATGAGGATTATGACAGAAACAAATGATGGTTTTGAACTGTCAGAGCAAGATTTAAAGTTAAGAGGTCCTGGAGATTTTTTTGGCAGGAAACAAAGCGGCTTGCCTGAATTTAAAGTCGGTGATATGGTGCACGATTATCGCGCTCTTGAAACGGCAAGACAAGATGCAGCTGAGATCATTGAGAATGATTCACTAATAAAAGATGAACGTTTTAAAGCGTTAAGAGACATCATTGAACAAGATGAACATGTAAATGGAGAAATCCTTGATTAA